Below is a genomic region from Actinoallomurus bryophytorum.
TATCTTCCAGCGTGACGACGTATTCCGGGACACTCACCGACGGCTTGCATAGCTTAGGCATGCCTCGACCCACCTCCCGTAGGATCCGCTGTCTTGAACATGGCCGACTGATTTCAGTGCTGTTGTGGGGCCATGATGAGACGGACGAGTTCACCCATAATGAGGAAAAGAACTGCGTCCCGATAGGACTATCTGAAGTCAGAGAATGGCGACGAGATCGCGATGACTAATCTCGGGTGTGCGAGGGCCTAAAGCCGATTTGGGCACAACTGCGCCAAGGCCAAAAGCGTGACACCCACGTGGGCGTGTGTCAACCCCGGCCGCATCCAGGGCCATTGCGTCCTGGGATTACCGCTGGTCACTACGTTCACGATGCCGCGGACGGACGGGGCGGCACGGACGATGTCCGCCCGTCGCCGCGGCGATGTTCGCCCGGAATCCCGATTTGGGCTTCTCTCCCGAGGCGCGGACACCCTGTGCGCCCTGCGATGAGCGACCGTACGGAGACGTGCCAAGTCAACGCTCAGCCGGATGGGACTTCGACGACTTCGCCTTGCGGCCGCCGTCACGCCGGACGCATACGAGAGTGTTGATCAAGGTCGCCGTGGCGGCGGCGGCCGAGAGAACGCCACGACCGCACGCAGGATAGTGAGCCGGTTATCCATTTGGATCCCCTCACGATCGCGAACCGTGTGTTCGCGGACGGGACCATGTGAGCAGCGCAAACACCATTCGGTCGACGGTATGGAACGATCTCGCATGACCTCGAACGAGGCACTCCGGCAGTCATCGCACTCAACTGTGGGTATGGCTTTCCGTACGGGTGGTTCGTAAGGTGTTCCGGGACGTTCGACGTTGCTTGTCGAACGGCATAGGGGCGTCGCAAGGGGGCTGAGCGACCTGACGACCGTCAGTGCTGCCGATCTTGCGGCCGCCCAGGACTGGGCGGATTTCGGAAGACTCCTCAGTCGGCTGAAAACCGCTGTGGGCATGTCACTTAGTGAGATCCAGCGGCGAGCCAGGCGGCTCGACCTTCCGCGGGACCTTCCACCAGCGACGGTGAGCCCGACGTTGAACGGCAGGCGCCCATCAAAAGATGTGTTGTCGTGCCTGCTCCATGTATTCGGTGTACCTCAGACCGACCATGCGGAATGGCACAATACCTGGTTACGGCTAGCCGAATTGCCGTCGGCAGGGCCCATACCGCGCTTCGACGAGGTGCCGCCCCGCCAGCTCGGCATTCACGCAGCGATCACGGTGAGAGACAGCGTTGGGGAACTTCCGGAATATGTGGAGCGCGACTTCGACTATGACCTGCGAAAACGAATTTCTGTAGGGATTGAGCGGGGCTGCTTCGTTCTCCTGATCGGCCGCTCGTCATCGGGAAAGACGAGATCGCTGTACGAGGCCGTCCAGACGGTCGCCCCGAACTGGCCGATCGTTCAGCCGTCCGGCACTGGTGACATCGTCGAGGTGCTCGAAGGGCCACGGCAGAGGGTCATCGTCTGGCTCGATGAGATGCACCGCTTCTTCGGCGCCGACCCGCGGCTGACCAAGGAGCACGTCATACGGCTGTTCCGGTTTCCCGCGATCGTGGTCGCGACGCTGTGGCCCGATGACTATCTGAAGAGGAAGACGCCACGCGGGCTGGGAGCTCCGGCCGAGTTCGAGAACGACCAGCGCCTCCTCGATCTTGCCGAGGTCGTGAGCGTGCCGGACGCGCTCTCGATCGAGGAGCAGGCGGAGGCCGATCGCGTCGCGAAGGCCGACACCCGGATCCGGCTGGCGCTCGACGTCAAGGACGCGGGGCTCACTCAGGTGCTGGCGGCCGGACCCGATCTGCGGCACCGGTGGGAGCAGGCGCCGGATCCCTATGCCAAGGCCGTCATCAGCTTCGCCGCCGACGCGCGGCGGCTCGGGGTCCTGTCGCCGATCGTCGAGGACGCGTTCGCAACGGCCGTGGGCGGATATCTGACCCCGCCGCAGCGCGTCAACCGACCGCTGCGATGGCTTGCCGACGCCCTGGCGTTCGGCCGGCAAGAACTGCACGGCGCGGTGTCCGCCCTGGCACCTGTCGACGACGGCCATACCGGATCACTGGCCGGCTACGTCGTGGCCGACTACGTGGCTCAGCACATCCGGCGTACCGACTGTCCTCCGCGCAGTGCGTGGGAGACGCTGATCTTCGCCACCGAGGAAGCAGAAGACCTTCGTCGCCTCGCCGCCGCGGCGAACGCACGCATGCGCTACTGCCACGAGGAGCAGGCGTTGCGGCGACTCTTCGAGTTGCACGGCGAGGGAGCGGTCGAGCTCTCGGGGGTGCTCTTCCGCGGCGGACGCGAGCGAGAGGCCATGGACCTGCTCCAGCGGCATCTGGCGGAGGTTCCCCACGATCGGTCCGCCGCCGACCGGCTCGGCCGCATCGCCGCACTCACTCATCGGATCGACGAGATGCGCGCCGCCTCGGCGAGTGGCGATCCGGAGGCCGGCCGGCGCCTGGCCGAGATGTTCGCCGACGGTGGCGAGGCCGACGCGTTGCGGATCAAGGCCGACACGGGCAGCCTCCTTGCCGAGGAGGACCTCGCGGCGCTCCTGGCGGACCGTGGGGCGGTCGACGAACTGCGTGAGCGGGCCGATCAGGGCAGGCAACCGGCCGTCGACTCCCTGGCCGAGCTCCTGGCGGCGCACGGCCGGACGGACGCGCTTCAGCAGCGTGCCGATGCCGGTGACCAGGCGGCCTCTCGCCAGCTGGAAAAGCTTCTCACCTCGGAGACGACCGAGGACGGCGCCGCCGTCCAGGCACAGCTGGCCCATCTGCGACGCCAGATCAGCGCCGATGGAGACGAGGTGGCGGCCCGGGAACTGACCGCGCTGCTGTTCGACCTGCGGAACGAGGCCGAGCTCAGGCGCGAGGTCGACGCTGGCACCTTCCAGGCCGCCGAGCGGCTCGTGGCGTTGCTCAACGCCGACGAGGCCGTCGACCGCGTACTCGTCGACCGGCTGCGTGCGCACGGTCTCGCCGCGGACGGCGCCCCGTACACGCCACCGGAGGCGTGATGGGAGACGCGATCACGACGCTGCGCGATGGCGAGGCCGCCTGGCACGACCGGCTGGCGAGCGTACCGACCGATCGAGTGGTCCACCTCTCGGGTGTCTCGGCCGAGGACATCGCCACGGCGGCCGCCCGATTCAGCGATCTTCCGGCGGCGGTCGTGGTGACCCCGTCGGCAGCCGGCTCGGTGGCCGCCTTCGTGGCCGAGGTGCTCGACGCCCTCGACACGGTCGCCCGGCGGCTCCTCCCCGGATGGCTGCCCGAAGCGGATGAGCTGGACGGTCCGCAGGGTGCCGCCCTGGCGGCGATCCGGGCCGTGGCCATCGAACGGGCGCGCGTCGTGGGTTGTTCCAGTACGTTCCTCGCCGATCTGGCGGAACGGGCGCTGACCGGCCGGCCTTCACGGGCACGGCTGCGGCCCGAGCTACGGGCCTCGGGACTTGCCCGCGTCATCGCGACGGGATTCCGGCGCGGCCGGCTGGTATTGACCATGCCGATCGAGACGGAGCCCGGGGATCCGCCGGTCCGTGATGTCGTGGTGGCGGGTGCGGAGTGGCTCGCCGATCGCGGCCGGCTGGGCGTGTGGCTCACCGGCACCGAATCGCCCGGTCCGGAGCGCATCGGCACCCTGCACCTCGTACCCGTCCCGCAGGAGACGGCGGTGACGTCATCGGGCGAGGCCGCGACGGTGGTCGGCCGGCCGCATCCGCGGAGCACCGTCGAGGCCGCGCTCGAGGCGGTACTGGCGCGACAGGAGTGGGCGTACGGCCGGATCTGGAACGGGACCTACCAGCCGACATTGGTACGGAGCCCGATCCGGCCCGACCTGCTGTGGCCCGCCGAACGCGTGGTGGTGGAGCTGGACGGGCTGGAGCACTGCCGGCCCGAGCAGTACGACACCGATCGCGTACGCGACGTGCGGTTGCAACTGGATGGCTACGCCGTTCTCAGATTCACCAACGCGCGCGTGAAGCACGACGTGCACGCGGTGGCGGCGCAGATCGAACACCTCATTCGGACACGAAGGCATGACATGACGAAAGGACAGCAGGGTGGCTGACAACCTCACCCCGGCGGAGAGTGCAACCCTCATGGTGTTGATGGCGGAGGCACGAGAGATCTCCAACCCGGAGTTGAACGAGCGCTACCGGATAACACTGACCGGCAAGAGCCGGCAGAAGCTCAACAACCTGGGTTACGTCAAAACTTGGAAAGTGGGCCAGGCCTTCGTTCACGTCCTGGATGACAAGGGCTGGGATCGCGTGCACCAAGGGCTGAACTTCGACAGTCCCCGGGCCCGAGCGCTGGGTGCGGCATTGAGCGCGTTGCACGACAACCTCCGGGAGCGGGTGCTGGAGCACGGCGCGTACCGGCGGTTCGGGGAGATGTTCGCCCACACGGCCGAGGCGCCGGTCGACGATCTCGAGACACGGATTCGCACGGCTTACGGCTCGCTCGCCCCGCGTCCCGGTGCGTGGCTCAGGCACACCGACGTTCGCCGGAAACTCGCCGATGTGCCGAGTGAAGCGCTCGACCAGGCCTTCCTCGCACTGAGCCGGGCGGAGGACGTGGACATGATGGGTGAGGCCAACCAGAAGATCCTCACCGCCGAGGATCGCCGCAACGCGGTGCGGGTCGGCGGACAGGACACGCATCTGATCGCTATCGGAATCTGATGAACGAAGACGAACGCAAGGCGCTGGAGGCGCTGAGGTTCGACTGGGCACCGGTACCCGACGATGTCTGGCGCCCGTCGCCGTACCACGTCGAAGGGCTGCACCGGGGAGTCGTCAAGGATGTGCTGGCGGCCATGGCCGACGCGAAGGCGAGCAAGGACGCCAGTCCGCTCGGCTTGGTCTTAAAGGGCCGGCGCGGCTCGGGCAAGACTCACCTGCTCGGCTGGGTCCGCCAGCAGATCCAGGACCAGGGCGGCTACTTCTTCCTGGTGAGCCTGCTCGACGCCAAGGGGTTCTGGGACAGCGTCCTGGCCTCCATGACCGAGGGCCTCTTCCGGCCGGTGCCGGGCAGCGATACCCAGCTGCGCCTGTTCCTTCGGAGGCTCTCGTCTGTGGTCAGCGCGCCCCGATCGGCGCGGCGAGCCGTCATGGGAGAGACCGAACTGACCACGGCGGCGCTGGACGCCTTCGTCCGCGGGCTGAGCGACTACGACCGCCTGGTCGCGCGCGAGTGTGACGACACCGTCCGCGCGCTCGCGCTGCACGTATCGGATGACCTCGCGCATCGCGAGCTCGCGGAGAGCTACTTCAGCTGCGAGCCGGAGGCCGAGACAGGCGAGCGCGCCCAGTGGCGCATGCGGCGGAGGCCGCGCACCGCGCAGGAGATCGTCCGCGAGCTGTCCAAACTGTTCGCGCTGACAGGCCCCACCGTGATGGCCGTCGACCAGATCGACACGTTGATCTCACAGTCGTCGGCGGCATCCCACGAGCGCCGGCAGACCGAGCCGTCGGACACCGAGGACTGGGCGCAGTCGCTGGTGCTGGAACAGATCGCGCACGGGTTGATGGCGCTGCGCCAGGACACCCGCCGGACGCTGACCCTCGTGGCGTGCATTCCCCCATCCTGGATGCTCATCAAGAACAGAGCGACCGACACCGTGGGCGACCGATTCCGCGAGCCCGAGGAATTGCGCCCCATCAGAGATCCGGCCATCGCACGGAGCATCGTCGAGAAGCGGTTCACCCACAGCTACGGCCAGGTCCCGTTCTCACCGCCCTACCCATCATGGCCGATCCGTCCGGAGACATTCGAGACCGCCACAAGTTTCACTCCGCGCCAGTTGCTCATTGAGATCGACAGGCATGTCAGGAAGTGTCTGCTGAATAACGAGGTCCTAGAGCTCGGGCGCCTGGAAGAACCATCGAGCAGTGAGGCAAGTGCGGCACCGCTCGATTCCCCTGACATCTCGG
It encodes:
- a CDS encoding endonuclease domain-containing protein; translated protein: MGDAITTLRDGEAAWHDRLASVPTDRVVHLSGVSAEDIATAAARFSDLPAAVVVTPSAAGSVAAFVAEVLDALDTVARRLLPGWLPEADELDGPQGAALAAIRAVAIERARVVGCSSTFLADLAERALTGRPSRARLRPELRASGLARVIATGFRRGRLVLTMPIETEPGDPPVRDVVVAGAEWLADRGRLGVWLTGTESPGPERIGTLHLVPVPQETAVTSSGEAATVVGRPHPRSTVEAALEAVLARQEWAYGRIWNGTYQPTLVRSPIRPDLLWPAERVVVELDGLEHCRPEQYDTDRVRDVRLQLDGYAVLRFTNARVKHDVHAVAAQIEHLIRTRRHDMTKGQQGG